A DNA window from Trypanosoma brucei brucei TREU927 chromosome 11 chr11_scaffold01 genomic scaffold, whole genome shotgun sequence contains the following coding sequences:
- a CDS encoding calpain-like cysteine peptidase, putative (curated by J. Mottram) codes for MLTIPLPLSLVYFRTVLLITAFPCNYFACANDTERLPPFFLCLRTASRMSQRSRKVPTEGGVLSVNSGSGLAIWNELQIQQENWGGNLGLPAREPGAVVELASTEGKIVVSTDPEQRNIFKECILGLSGSVGDITCTDFEVNWKRPVEIFAPFRPLVHRNVTPFFDPYDTERVIGSRVPAMTSPSRRADSKSSAAAIPLHIQFPEIVTTAEFPTPEAPATESLAFSEEGVVGQYRKVQPLTQAYDVGLELGCAATPAEACGSRYSTDLRRRLNQADAISRLSEPPPFVMDAFNTAIRFVESEQNILTKGNYLWELIHPHAPGTCHPVYNPYGKYVVRLFIDGYFRQVPIDDYLPVDALGRPFFSVTAQKEIWPALIAKALFVALGPNRHLLFTDSEAIIACLLGEWVPQRINPRTQPATACALLLNARKDQLYNDSDATHFSASQVLTPDKDKGVSVSTQEQCNTSPWVDNQINERPASQSKRASRLETSFANGANSPLSYDISVTNVPAVPETPVICAVGVLPHDMRKLYVIHKVVVFRDTLALKISTNPPSSIIEPKELTLDNKDEAVQGLLHHPSCGDLDQRGTGWAASQESAVASSAFWVTFEELAESLDIIIWRQLGQESPFTFNSRITYTDTSSHPRKKGAASAAAAATTVARQTVVRWMHISSKAPEQIAIVNLGGSASCRAASAVIGSPTPSLLAAAHQTPALSMMGSESSQLKALSGEGREVHLDLYRWDRGDVLCRAASFACEPSRLECMLHTVPAGSHVFRVTVVGLEPQEVVGLFSTRNFILGDEKEALRSANIFKMSDAGAHPGVEKPNEEVIWFKHRFAVKEPTIVSFVLSTLESGEELSMYRDMPGASGKESKGVKTRNTNVRLHSKEAAEGSPPRGAHAEIIPYCNVLLVDLDAGTSKRGAVGHLVRQRIEPNQRGYLVMAYALVEADSISFSLKPADLCADSPLEYGSPREKETNGLSPCGDKGPLTPFGVRPHLFSKGWWRLVVLSSVPLDSYRAIPKDTWSFAEKGQLKQGSNALLFSYACTVSDRTDITLLLDVHSQRPIPFRIKIFRAGVEGPPVFVSEECVNHLFVPHVAVDVPEKVKNVAYIIEAWLDKEKVEEWERMRRLSQELKFLLAAEAARVKAEMKQQKELQEYHEDPRAFKERLLNQEMGPVENLVPTPLREQMSVSSKKGRPSVDKRRTLSNAAPSRQTIVRTSVTPSTPASAVAVHIDSIDPELVVTYDLRLYFSAKTDVKCVATGKDPLTTMRGLWVPPIDPLFGEAPPLSGGRSGGQRGKQKDSSPSPEELYKADQGRLSRQNFLENPRNLLFPYLPQGEKIRGVEESAPNALASTPSIALVVGVEDEPNFLHAPILDESAHRVQHFSLYATEVVPPTHGSPTQSASGVPFLRTRSPNGRIAPPTFGNNPPPTDDDALAIELKTPVNEVCLWLGEELRRQEERRAECRNGIKTLMREYWETRKPGAAVLALPHAREDEGNKRPRPRSKMSS; via the coding sequence ATGTTAACTATCCCACTACCTTTGTCCCTTGTTTATTTTCGCACTGTACTCCTCATTACTGCGTTTCCTTGCAATTATTTCGCCTGCGCGAACGACACCGAAcgtcttccccccttttttctttgccttcgCACAGCTTCACGCATGTCACAAAGATCGAGGAAAGTTCCCACGGAAGGTGGTGTTTTATCTGTTAACAGCGGAAGCGGTCTTGCAATATGGAACGAATTACAGATACAACAGGAAAATTGGGGCGGTAATTTGGGTTTGCCGGCGAGGGAGCCTGGTGCCGTAGTGGAACTCGCCAGCACAGAAGGGAAAATTGTAGTGTCGACCGATCCGGAGCAGCGTAACATTTTCAAGGAGTGTATTTTGGGTTTGAGTGGTTCTGTAGGGGATATCACGTGTACAGATTTCGAGGTGAATTGGAAGCGACCGGTGGAGATATTCGCTCCGTTTCGCCCTCTAGTGCACCGTAATGTgactcccttttttgatcCGTACGATACGGAGCGGGTGATTGGTAGTAGGGTTCCAGCTATGACGTCTCCTTCACGAAGGGCGGATTCAAAATCAAGTGCGGCAGCAATTCCTTTGCACATTCAGTTCCCTGAGATTGTGACGACCGCAGAGTTTCCCACTCCTGAAGCCCCTGCCACTGAATCACTGGCTTTCTCTGAGGAGGGGGTTGTTGGGCAATACCGCAAGGTACAACCTCTAACGCAGGCTTATGATGTCGGCCTTGAATTGGGTTGCGCAGCAACGCCTGCGGAGGCTTGCGGGTCGCGCTACAGCACGGACCTTCGCCGCCGGCTTAACCAAGCGGATGCTATTTCTCGCTTGTCAGAACCTCCACCGTTTGTGATGGACGCTTTCAACACTGCAATCCGATTTGTTGAGAGTGAACAGAACATCTTAACGAAGGGGAACTACTTGTGGGAGCTGATCCACCCACATGCCCCAGGGACGTGCCACCCGGTTTACAACCCATATGGAAAATACGTTGTTCGACTTTTCATTGACGGCTACTTTCGTCAAGTGCCGATTGATGACTATCTCCCCGTGGATGCTCTTGGTCGGCCATTTTTCAGCGTTACggcgcaaaaagaaatttggcCGGCACTCATCGCGAAGGCTCTCTTCGTGGCTTTGGGCCCAAACAGACATTTACTCTTTACTGACTCGGAGGCCATCATCGCATGTTTGTTAGGTGAATGGGTGCCGCAGCGTATTAACCCTCGAACTCAACCCGCAACGGCATGTGCACTGTTATTGAATGCCCGAAAAGATCAGTTGTACAACGACAGTGACGCGACGCACTTCTCGGCGTCCCAGGTGCTCACTCCGGACAAGGATAAGGGTGTTTCAGTGAGCACACAAGAACAGTGTAACACATCTCCTTGGGTGGATAACCAAATTAATGAGAGACCGGCTAGCCAAAGTAAGCGGGCGTCAAGACTGGAGACATCCTTTGCAAACGGCGCGAACAGTCCCTTGAGTTACGACATATCGGTTACTAACGTTCCAGCCGTTCCTGAGACTCCGGttatttgtgctgttggagTTCTGCCACATGACATGCGGAAATTGTACGTAATACACAAAGTAGTTGTTTTTCGGGATACCCTGGCCCTGAAAATTTCGACGAACCCACCATCAAGCATTATAGAACCGAAGGAGCTCACACTAGATAATAAAGACGAGGCAGTGCAGGGCTTGCTGCACCATCCATCTTGCGGTGATTTGGATCAAAGGGGAACCGGTTGGGCGGCATCTCAAGAATCAGCGGTGGCGTCATCCGCGTTTTGGGTCACCTTTGAGGAATTGGCAGAGTCACTAGACATAATAATTTGGCGGCAACTAGGTCAAGAGAGTCCATTTACATTTAATAGTCGAATTACCTATACAGATACTTCAAGTCATCCCAGGAAAAAGGGTGCCGCTTCTGCTGCAGCCGCTGCAACTACTGTGGCACGACAGACTGTCGTTCGGTGGATGCACATATCATCCAAAGCCCCAGAGCAGATTGCCATTGTTAATCTTGGGGGAAGCGCATCATGTCGTGCTGCAAGTGCTGTAATTGGTTCTCCCACCCCTTCTTTATTGGCTGCGGCGCACCAAACTCCGGCGCTGTCGATGATGGGGAGCGAATCGAGCCAGCTGAAAGCATTATCGGGAGAAGGGAGGGAGGTGCATCTCGATTTGTACAGGTGGGATCGAGGTGATGTGTTATGTCGTGCGGCCTCTTTTGCGTGCGAACCGAGTAGGCTAGAATGCATGCTCCACACTGTACCGGCCGGTTCACATGTGTTTCGCGTGACGGTTGTTGGACTAGAACCCCAGGAAGTAGTGGGCCTGTTTTCGACACGGAATTTTATACTAGGAGACGAAAAGGAAGCTCTTCGCTCAGCTAATATATTCAAAATGAGTGATGCAGGTGCTCATCCCGGGGTGGAAAAACCCAATGAAGAAGTTATATGGTTTAAGCACCGCTTTGCGGTGAAGGAACCAACAATTGTCTCCTTTGTTTTGAGCACGCTCGAAAGCGGTGAAGAGCTTTCGATGTACCGAGATATGCCTGGGGCTAGCGGGAAAGAGTCGAAGGGAGTTAAAACGCGCAACACAAACGTAAGGTTACATTCAAAGGAGGCTGCCGAGGGTTCCCCCCCGCGGGGGGCGCACGCAGAAATTATACCGTACTGCAACGTTTTGTTGGTGGATTTGGACGCGGGTACTTCAAAGCGTGGGGCGGTAGGCCATCTCGTGCGGCAGCGTATTGAACCCAATCAGAGGGGATATCTTGTTATGGCCTATGCGTTGGTTGAGGCGGACTCCATCTCATTTTCGTTGAAACCGGCAGATTTGTGTGCCGACTCTCCTTTAGAATATGGCTCGCCACGTGAGAAGGAAACCAATGGTCTCTCTCCATGCGGCGACAAAGGCCCCTTAACCCCCTTTGGAGTGAGACCGCATCTCTTTTCAAAGGGATGGTGGCGGCTTGTGGTGCTTTCTAGCGTTCCATTAGATTCATACAGGGCAATACCCAAAGATACGTGGTCGTTTGCCGAAAAGGGGCAACTTAAGCAAGGATCTAACGCCCTGCTCTTTTCCTACGCATGCACCGTGTCGGATCGTACGGATATTACTTTACTTCTTGATGTTCACTCACAGAGACCCATTCCGTTTCGTATCAAAATATTTCGTGCCGGTGTTGAAGGTCCACCAGTGTTTGTCTCCGAGGAGTGTGTTAACCACCTCTTTGTCCCACACGTTGCTGTGGACGTTCctgaaaaggtgaaaaacgTCGCGTATATTATCGAGGCGTGGTTAGATAAGGAGAAGGTGGAGGAGTGGGAGCGTATGCGTCGTCTGTCTCAGGAGTTAAAGTTTCTGCTTGCGGCTGAAGCAGCCAGAGTGAAGGCGGAAATGAAGCAACAGAAGGAGCTTCAGGAGTATCATGAGGATCCTCGTGCTTTTAAAGAACGTCTTTTGAATCAAGAGATGGGACCGGTCGAGAACCTTGTTCCGACTCCTTTAAGGGAACAAATGTCAGTGTCGTCTAAAAAAGGTCGACCATCTGTAGATAAGCGCAGGACGCTGAGTAACGCTGCGCCCAGTAGGCAAACGATTGTGAGGACCTCTGTAACACCCTCCACGCCAGCCAGTGCCGTCGCCGTCCACATCGATTCTATTGATCCCGAGCTTGTGGTAACTTATGACCTCAGGCTCTATTTTTCCGCAAAAACTGATGTCAAGTGTGTGGCCACTGGTAAGGATCCTCTGACGACTATGCGGGGCCTTTGGGTTCCACCAATTGATCCTCTTTTTGGGGAAGCCCCTCCGCTCTCCGGTGGTCGCTCGGGAGGGCAGCGTGGGAAGCAGAAGGATTCTTCTCCATCTCCTGAAGAATTATACAAGGCGGATCAGGGCCGTTTGAGCCGTCAAAATTTTCTTGAAAATCCCAGGAACCTCCTTTTTCCATATCTTCCACAGGGTGAAAAGATACGAGGGGTTGAGGAGAGCGCGCCGAACGCATTAGCAAGCACCCCTTCCATAGCGTTAGTGGTTGGGGTAGAGGATGAGCCCAACTTTTTGCATGCCCCTATTTTGGATGAATCAGCCCATCGTGTTCAACATTTCTCTCTGTACGCTACGGAAGTGGTACCACCAACGCACGGTTCACCAACGCAGAGCGCTTCCGGTGTTCCTTTTCTGCGAACTCGGTCCCCCAACGGCCGAATTGCACCGCCAACCTTTGGGAACAATCCGCCTCCGACGGATGATGACGCTCTTGCAATTGAACTGAAGACGCCGGTAAACGAAGTGTGTTTGTGGCTTGGTGAGGAACTCAGGCGGCAAGAGGAAAGACGTGCGGAATGCAGAAATGGAATAAAAACCCTAATGCGCGAATATTGGGAAACTCGAAAACCCGGAGCCGCAGTACTGGCGCTTCCCCATGCGAGGGAAGATGAGGGCAACAAACGACCGAGACCACGCTCGAAGATGTCGAGCTAA
- a CDS encoding t-complex protein 1 subunit epsilon encodes MSLAFDEYGRPFLLVKEQANKERVTGVEAQKANILAAISVSNVLKTSLGPRGMDKILVTQDNEVVVTNDGATIMDLMDIDNEIGQLMVELSKSQDSEIGDGTTGVVCLAGALLEQASGLLDKGIHSSRISEGFEKACEIACKRLEEIADTVPVSREEYSYLLQTARSTLNSKVVNRDRDRLAKICVDAVLSVADMERRDVNLDLIKMEGKVGGCLEETCLVNGIVIDKDFSHPQMPKVLKNPKIAILTCPFEPPKPKTKHTVHISSAEHMKEIHEQEQEYFRNQVKLCKQAGADLVICQWGFDDEANYLLYRNDLPAVRWVGGVELEMIAIATGGRIIPRFEDLQSAKLGTCGTVREVGFGTTKDRMIFIEECPSSKAVTIFIRGGNKMMIEEAKRSLHDAVCMVRNLIRDNRIVYGGGSAEIAASMAVLNYADTVSTVDQYAIRRFADALESIPINLALNSGLEPIKCLSRARIEQVEGKNPYAGVDCMDSGTLDMKKQQVFETLQGKCSQLRLATQVVKMILKVDDVIVTKPEEEE; translated from the coding sequence ATGTCTCTGGCCTTTGATGAGTACGGCCGCCCCTTCCTTCTAGTGAAGGAGCAGGCAAATAAGGAGCGTGTGACTGGCGTGGAGGCTCAGAAGGCAAACATACTCGCGGCCATAAGTGTATCCAACGTCTTAAAGACTAGCCTAGGTCCACGTGGAATGGACAAGATCCTTGTCACACAAGATAACGAGGTTGTCGTTACCAACGATGGGGCCACCATCATGGACCTCATGGACATTGACAACGAGATCGGGCAGCTTATGGTGGAACTCAGCAAGTCGCAGGATTCTGAGATCGGTGACGGTACCACTGGTGTTGTTTGCCTCGCTGGTGCTCTGTTGGAACAAGCGTCTGGCCTCCTTGACAAGGGGATCCACAGCTCTCGCATCTCTGAGGGGTTTGAGAAGGCATGTGAAATTGCCTGTAAGCGGTTGGAGGAGATCGCAGACACCGTGCCCGTCAGCCGTGAGGAATACAGTTATTTGCTGCAAACCGCGCGCTCAACACTCAACTCGAAGGTGGTAAACCGTGACCGTGATCGGTTGGCAAAGATATGTGTTGATGCGGTTCTTTCGGTCGCAGACATGGAACGCCGTGACGTCAATCTCGATCTAATTAAGATGGAGGGTAAAGTCGGTGGATGCCTTGAGGAAACATGCTTAGTGAACGGCATCGTCATTGACAAGGACTTCTCCCATCCTCAAATGCCCAAGGTGCTGAAGAATCCAAAGATTGCCATCCTCACATGCCCATTTGAGCCCCCGAAACCCAAAACTAAACACACCGTGCACATTTCGAGTGCCGAGCACATGAAAGAAATTCACGAGCAAGAGCAGGAATACTTCCGCAACCAGGTCAAACTCTGCAAACAGGCGGGGGCAGACCTTGTCATCTGTCAGTGGGGATTCGACGATGAGGCAAATTATCTTCTCTATCGTAACGATCTACCAGCTGTGCGTTGGGTGGGTGGTGTAGAGCTTGAGATGATCGCCATTGCGACCGGCGGAAGGATTATTCCCCGCTTTGAAGATCTTCAGAGCGCCAAGCTTGGAACCTGTGGAACGGTGCGTGAGGTCGGGTTTGGAACCACAAAAGATCGTATGATCTTCATTGAGGAATGCCCAAGCAGCAAGGCTGTCACGATCTTCATTCGTGGTGGTAACAAAATGATGATTGAGGAGGCCAAACGTTCTCTTCATGACGCCGTTTGCATGGTCCGCAATCTCATTCGTGACAACCGTATCGTATATGGTGGTGGATCTGCGGAGATAGCGGCCTCAATGGCTGTGCTTAACTACGCCGATACGGTTTCCACAGTCGATCAGTACGCTATTCGGCGGTTTGCGGATGCCCTTGAGTCGATTCCCATCAACTTAGCCCTAAACAGTGGATTGGAACCCATCAAATGCCTCTCGCGTGCTCGCATTGAGCAAGTGGAGGGGAAGAACCCCTATGCCGGCGTGGACTGCATGGATAGTGGAACACTTGACATGAAGAAGCAGCAGGTGTTCGAAACACTTCAGGGGAAGTGCTCACAACTCCGGCTCGCCACGCAGGTTGTGAAAATGATTTTGAAGGTTGATGACGTTATCGTAACAAAGCCCGAAGAGGAGGAATAG
- a CDS encoding protein kinase, putative → MVSLRIRKTRPPPLGFSLALPPPSVVGEVRVQQGNELFINVDDTNISPIITMDGSLPTGQFVHVTNTNLFVLVDGASLFTEAKTTQREEPQSNHIGDLVDNSASAEKGRSPQRSPCSNLGASVDSVEAAIRGIEDDSGEVRRDLSSSFSLLPKTEGDSPVLSRCSSRCRMSCQGTKGVKYHGGASLPHQYTALFTKGAGAVSGLAAATAGANRVGNREVRCNVLRGKIRGFLPWYVVEQNWTTSPKCSNASTSGTLGAATGTSAVASQSSASSVLVDTAVGDKVDKHAKRKNTLLARGRGNNSRSASLYEVGRTNRSLDLKEVEVLGFVGKGTQGAVYRVLLDNKLYGLKCIDVRELTEASSLVEHQSRKGGLVKELNMIRLQRSKSPPQYLLRLFDASVTRDREKLHLHILMELMSFSVEDAQRMVSRIPSDEMVKLTESAFRKHMAGSHSVKLKPDTFLQRNSESCVHLTGRRSYKTPEDWEMNIDRQTPVPEIILSMLAADVLGGLKELHEDYAIVHCDIKPANILIDYDMERFRLADFGCGCQMDPQSRKTRPVTFDLGSKLYKAPERLSNELYNAGVEGGLSEVEFSFDADVWSLGVTLLELRNGVHPCHPFKSDYWNYRNNLKLSRMVKPVSWSYSFYDFIVRCLMRKPEQRWSVSRLLQHPFIVKYSELPRAKLRVWMEKLRSESETFQRRQQRELLEEHILLSTGRKGPDMYRHRSRSSWESFTKFLKVAPHYQDDEKFPHLC, encoded by the coding sequence ATGGTCTCTCTCCGGATCAGGAAAACACGACCCCCTCCTTTGGGGTTCTCTTTGGCTCTTCCTCCACCAAGTGTTGTAGGGGAGGTACGGGTCCAGCAGGGGAATGAGCTTTTTATTAACGTGGATGACACAAACATTTCACCCATAATAACAATGGATGGTTCTCTTCCCACAGGGCAGTTCGTTCACGTGACTAATACAAATCTTTTTGTGCTTGTCGATGGTGCATCGTTGTTCACCGAGGCGAAAACGACACAGAGGGAAGAGCCACAATCTAATCATATTGGCGATTTGGTAGATAACAGTGCTTCCGCGGAGAAGGGAAGATCACCGCAGCGCTCTCCGTGCAGCAATTTGGGTGCGTCTGTAGACTCAGTTGAAGCAGCGATACGGGGCATTGAAGATGATAGCGGTGAGGTGCGCAGGGATTTATCGTCCTCCTTTAGTTTGTTGCCTAAAACTGAGGGCGATTCACCCGTACTGTCGCGGTGCTCTTCCCGCTGTCGGATGTCGTGCCAAGGCACGAAGGGGGTAAAATACCACGGCGGAGCGAGTCTGCCTCATCAGTACACGGCACTGTTTACAAAAGGGGCAGGTGCAGTGTCAGGGCTTGCTGCTGCCACAGCGGGCGCGAATAGGGTTGGTAATCGTGAAGTCAGGTGTAACGTTTTGCGTGGCAAGATACGTGGTTTCCTTCCTTGGTATGTTGTTGAACAGAACTGGACCACCTCACCAAAGTGTAGCAATGCATCGACGAGTGGTACGCTAGGGGCGGCAACAGGTACATCGGCGGTGGCCTCACAATCCTCCGCTTCCTCTGTGCTTGTGGACACTGCCGTTGGCGACAAAGTAGACAAGCatgcaaagaggaaaaacaccTTACTTGCCCGTGGGAGGGGGAATAACAGCAGATCAGCTTCGCTCTACGAAGTCGGACGCACTAATCGATCATTGGATTTGAAAGAGGTAGAGGTTTTGGGGTTCGTAGGAAAGGGAACACAAGGAGCAGTGTACCGCGTTCTTCTGGACAACAAACTGTACGGCCTGAAGTGCATTGATGTAAGGGAGCTAACGGAGGCCAGCAGTTTGGTAGAGCACCAAAGCAGGAAGGGTGGACTCGTGAAAGAGCTCAATATGATTCGACTCCAAAGATCAAAAAGTCCACCACAATACCTGCTACGGTTGTTTGATGCCTCGGTTACAAGGGATCGTGAGAAGCTACACCTCCACATTCTCATGGAGCTAATGAGTTTTAGCGTCGAGGACGCTCAGCGCATGGTTTCCCGTATCCCATCGGATGAAATGGTGAAGTTAACTGAGTCAGCCTTTCGAAAGCACATGGCTGGATCGCACTCCGTAAAGTTGAAACCCGATACATTCCTACAGAGGAACTCGGAATCCTGCGTGCATCTAACGGGAAGGAGGTCATACAAGACACCAGAGGACTGGGAGATGAACATAGATCGACAAACGCCAGTACCGGAGATAATTCTGTCGATGCTTGCAGCTGATGTGCTTGGGGGCTTGAAAGAACTTCATGAAGATTACGCTATTGTTCACTGTGACATCAAACCAGCAAATATATTAATTGACTACGATATGGAGCGCTTTCGACTTGCAGATTTTGGATGTGGTTGTCAGATGGACCCACAGAGCCGGAAGACACGACCGGTGACTTTCGACTTGGGCTCAAAACTCTACAAGGCACCGGAGCGGCTGAGCAATGAGTTGTATAACGCAGGCGTTGAGGGTGGTTTATCGGAAGTAGAGTTCTCCTTCGATGCTGACGTATGGTCGTTGGGTGTAACGTTGCTTGAATTGAGAAATGGTGTTCATCCTTGCCACCCTTTCAAGTCGGATTACTGGAACTACAGGAATAACCTTAAACTATCGCGTATGGTAAAGCCTGTTTCTTGGTCATATTCTTTCTACGACTTTATTGTTCGCTGCCTTATGAGGAAACCAGAACAGCGTTGGAGCGTCAGTAGGTTGCTGCAACACCCTTTTATTGTAAAATACAGCGAACTTCCCAGGGCCAAATTGAGGGTCTGGATGGAGAAGTTGAGAAGTGAGTCGGAGACCTTCCAGCGGCGACAGCAGCGTGAGTTGCTTGAGGAACATATTCTCTTGAGCACTGGCAGAAAAGGGCCGGACATGTACCGCCATCGGAGTCGCTCCAGCTGGGAGAGTTTCACGAAGTTCCTCAAAGTAGCTCCACATTATCAAGATGATGAAAAATTTCCCCACTTGTGTTGA
- a CDS encoding MAF-like septum formation protein has protein sequence MAEEIRTMIIGTSSAFRANVLREHFGDRFRNFVLLPPDIDEKAYRAADPFELTESIARAKMKAVLEKARQHSPPISGPAIALTFDQVVVKGDEVREKPLSTEQCRSFIASYSGGGVRTVATYALCVVGTENVLVAHNETETFFSKFGDDIVERTLERGACMNSAGGLVVEDEDMSRHVVRIVGTSYGVRGMEPAVVEKLLSQL, from the coding sequence ATGGCTGAAGAGATTCGTACCATGATTATTGGAACAAGTTCCGCATTTCGCGCAAACGTTCTGCGAGAGCATTTTGGTGACAGGTTCCGAAATTTCGTCCTGCTCCCGCCTGATATTGATGAAAAGGCTTATCGTGCAGCTGATCCGTTTGAACTGACGGAGTCAATTGCACGCGCAAAGATGAAAGCTGTATTGGAGAAGGCACGCCAGCATTCTCCACCCATAAGCGGCCCCGCAATAGCTTTAACGTTTGATCAAGTTGTTGTAAAGGGTGATGAGGTGCGTGAAAAGCCGTTGTCAACCGAACAGTGCAGGAGCTTCATTGCTTCCTATTCCGGTGGAGGCGTTCGAACGGTGGCGACGTATGCCCTTTGTGTGGTGGGAACTGAAAATGTGCTGGTGGCCCATAACGAAACAGAGAcgtttttttctaaattcGGTGACGACATTGTCGAACGCACGCTTGAGCGTGGTGCATGCATGAACTCAGCGGGAGGTCTTGTTGTGGAAGACGAGGATATGAGCCGCCACGTCGTGCGCATTGTTGGCACGAGCTATGGTGTTCGCGGCATGGAGCCAGCTGTGGTTGAAAAACTACTTAGCCAACTATGA
- a CDS encoding vacuolar sorting protein, putative, translating into MVLVLVVGDLHVPQRAASIPKVFTQMFTPGRIQLVLITGNVGCREMYDYFRSIVPDVYCAKGEFDSCWWPNVNSKHASDTDKLLQDTHVINVESLRIGLIHGHQAIPCGDRDMLAMLQRKLDVDVLVSGATHNNKVFEFGGHLFVNPGSITGAFTTRRLDVVPTFVLLDIQDKKVTSFSYAYAPGEGVGGEDFKIKRKTWIKDEEEEGEETQKPPASAVPPPPPPE; encoded by the coding sequence aTGGTTCTTGTGCTTGTTGTTGGTGACCTCCATGTTCCGCAGCGTGCAGCCTCCATTCCGAAGGTATTCACTCAGATGTTTACACCTGGCCGCATACAGTTAGTACTAATAACCGGAAACGTAGGTTGTCGAGAGATGTATGACTACTTTCGCAGCATTGTACCGGATGTGTACTGCGCCAAGGGTGAGTTTGACTCGTGTTGGTGGCCTAACGTTAACAGTAAGCATGCTAGCGATACAGATAAGCTTTTGCAAGACACTCACGTGATAAATGTGGAATCACTGCGTATAGGCCTTATCCACGGCCACCAGGCGATACCGTGCGGTGACAGAGACATGCTTGCCATGCTGCAGCGCAAGTTAGATGTGGATGTATTAGTGTCTGGTGCAacgcacaacaacaaggTATTTGAGTTTGGCGGGCACCTCTTTGTAAACCCTGGTTCAATCACCGGTGCTTTTACAACAAGGAGGTTGGATGTTGTCCCAACGTTCGTGCTTTTGGATATTCAAGACAAGAAGGTAACATCATTTTCTTATGCCTACGCCCCCGGTGAGGGAGTGGGTGGAGAAGACTTTAAGATCAAACGGAAGACGTGGATCAAAgacgaggaagaggagggagaggAGACACAAAAACCCCCTGCTTCcgctgttcctcctcctccacctcctgaATGA